The window GCAGTAGATGCCCCTGTCAATGGATCGGGAGCCGCCACTCAGTCCGATCGCCCGGCGAGGCCGAGCAGTTCGGCCAACCGCAGCCGGTGGTCGTCGGCCGTGCCGAACAGCGCCTCGTCGGCCCGCGCCCGGCGGACGTACAGATGGGCAGGGTGCTCCCAGGTGAAGCCGATACCGCCGTGGAGCTGCACGTATTCGGTCGTGGCGAGCCGATACGCGCCGGTGCACGCCACCGCCGCGGCGCTCGCGGCGACGGGCAGCTCGGGGGTCCACTCCGCCAGACAGGCGTTCGCGTACGCCGACGCCGACCGCGCCCCTTCCACCTCGACCAGCAGATCGGCCAGTCGATGCTTGACCGCCTGGAACGAGCCGATGGCGCGACCGAATTGAGTTCGTTGCGAGACGTACTCCAGGGTGGCGTCCAGCGCATGCGCACTTCCGCCGACATGCTCGGCGGCGAGCGCCACCCGGCCGGCGTCGAGGACGGCGTCGACGATTCCGGGCGCCTGTCCGGGCTCACCGACCGGCTCGGCCGGCGTGCCCCGGAAGCGGACGAACGCCTGACGGCGGGTGGGGTCGAGGACGTGCCGGGCCGTGCGCTCGCAGGTCGAGCCGTGCGTCCCGTGCGGCGGCGCCGGTTCGCAGGCGAACAGCCGCTCCCCGTCCGGCGCCCTGGCCACCACGAGCAGCAGATCGGCACCCTCGCCATCAGGCACGAAGTCGGCCTCCCCGCGCAGCACCCAGCCGTCGGGCCCGCGCTCGGCCGTCACCTCGGCGGCCTGTACGAACCCGGCGACCGTGGCCGTGACCGCGCCGGAGGCGATCCCGGGCAACCAGCGCTCGCAGGCCCGCCCGTCACCGCTGCCCAGCAGGGCGTGCCCCGCGAGCACGACGGTCGGCAGCAGCGGTGCCGGACACAGCACACGCCCGGCCTCCTCCAGAGCCACGGCGAGTTCGGCGAAGGTGTACCCCCCACCGCCGTACTCCTCCGGCAGAGCGAGCCCATGCACCCCGATCTCCTCGGCGAGCCGAACCCAGAGCGCCTGGTCGTACCCGCGCGGGCCTTCCACCTGCTTGCGCACCTCTTCGGGCCCACAGGTCTCGGCGAACAAGTCCCGCAGAACCGCCCGTAGTTGACGCCGCTCCTCGGTCTCCAGCAATACCGCCGGATCCACATCGAGCCGATTCACACAGACCTCCCTGGATCAAACAACTCGGGTTCCATGGGCGCCCCCCTGAGGAGCGCGGGGAACTGCGCGACCAGCCACAGCGAACTCGTGGCGGCAATCCGAAGCGCAACCCCAGAGACCCCTCACACCGTGAATCGCCCCCCGTTGGCGAGCAGCACGGCCCCAACGAGATTCACCGCCTCATCACTCGCCAGAAACAGCACGACATCGGCGATCTCGCCCGCCGTGGCGTAAGGCCGGACCCGAGGATCGGCCAGGTCCTGCCGCAACGCGGCGGGCGTCCGCGCCGCCATCCCCGTGTCGGTGGGCCCCGGCGCCACCGTGTTCAGGCGGACGCCGAACGCGATCGCCTCCTTGGCGACGGCCTGGCTCAGCGCGTGCGCACCGGCCTTCGACGCCGCGTAGTGCGGATAGCCGGCCGGAGCGTCGAAGGCGGAGGAGGAGCCGACGGTGACGATCGCACCGGACCGGTGGGGCGCCATCACCCGCAACGCGGCCCGCAGGACATGGAAGGTGCCGTCCAGGTTGACCCGCATGACACGCCGCCACGCGGCCCCGTCGAGCCGGGTGACGACATCGGGCGGCCGTTCGTCGAGCAGCGCGTCGGCTAT is drawn from Streptomyces liliifuscus and contains these coding sequences:
- a CDS encoding acyl-CoA dehydrogenase family protein, whose translation is MNRLDVDPAVLLETEERRQLRAVLRDLFAETCGPEEVRKQVEGPRGYDQALWVRLAEEIGVHGLALPEEYGGGGYTFAELAVALEEAGRVLCPAPLLPTVVLAGHALLGSGDGRACERWLPGIASGAVTATVAGFVQAAEVTAERGPDGWVLRGEADFVPDGEGADLLLVVARAPDGERLFACEPAPPHGTHGSTCERTARHVLDPTRRQAFVRFRGTPAEPVGEPGQAPGIVDAVLDAGRVALAAEHVGGSAHALDATLEYVSQRTQFGRAIGSFQAVKHRLADLLVEVEGARSASAYANACLAEWTPELPVAASAAAVACTGAYRLATTEYVQLHGGIGFTWEHPAHLYVRRARADEALFGTADDHRLRLAELLGLAGRSD
- a CDS encoding SDR family NAD(P)-dependent oxidoreductase codes for the protein MGDEDMPRGRFTGRAALVTGAGSGIGAAVARRLAAQGAAVFAADVDGSAAEAVAKELPGARSVTVDVSDADQVDRAVEEVVRERGRLDVVVHAAGVDDPEAKQWIADALLDERPPDVVTRLDGAAWRRVMRVNLDGTFHVLRAALRVMAPHRSGAIVTVGSSSAFDAPAGYPHYAASKAGAHALSQAVAKEAIAFGVRLNTVAPGPTDTGMAARTPAALRQDLADPRVRPYATAGEIADVVLFLASDEAVNLVGAVLLANGGRFTV